The genomic window CCAGAAGATGGGCGGCTTCGGGAGCGCCGTCCTGGAGGCCCTGAACGAGATGGGCCTGAGGCCCGAGGTCCGGGTCCTGGGCCTTCCCGACCGCTTCCTGGAGCACGGGCCCATCCCGAGCCTCCACCGCCAGGCGGGGATAGACCCGGAGGGCATCCGCAAGGCTCTGGAGGAGATGGGGGTGGAGCGGGTCCGTGAGCGGGCCTGAGGTCCTGCGCTTCGCCGCCAACCTCTACCGCGTCCCCCTGGAGGAGGGTTACTTCCTGGTGGACGCGGGCCTCCCTTGGGAGGCCAGGAGGCTTCTTGCCCTCCTCAAGACCCCGCCCCGGCTCCTCTTCCTCACCCACCACCACCTGGACCATAGCGGCGGGGGTAGAGCCCCCTCGGGGCGCTTTTGGCTCCCCCTCCCCGCCCCCCCCAGGGAGTGGCCCTCCCTGACCGGGGAAAGCCCCCGCCCGCCCCTGCCCATCCCCCTTTTGGGCAAGGCCCTGGCCAACCTGGGCCCGCCCATCCCCAAGGAGGCCTTGGTGCCCGTGGAGGAAGGGGAAGAGGTCCATGGCTGGCGGGTGGTGGCCCTGCCCGGCCACACCCTGGGCCAGGTGGGCCTTTACCGGGAAAAGGTCCTCCTGGC from Thermus aquaticus includes these protein-coding regions:
- a CDS encoding transketolase C-terminal domain-containing protein, whose translation is QKMGGFGSAVLEALNEMGLRPEVRVLGLPDRFLEHGPIPSLHRQAGIDPEGIRKALEEMGVERVRERA
- a CDS encoding MBL fold metallo-hydrolase encodes the protein MSGPEVLRFAANLYRVPLEEGYFLVDAGLPWEARRLLALLKTPPRLLFLTHHHLDHSGGGRAPSGRFWLPLPAPPREWPSLTGESPRPPLPIPLLGKALANLGPPIPKEALVPVEEGEEVHGWRVVALPGHTLGQVGLYREKVLLA